In one Deltaproteobacteria bacterium genomic region, the following are encoded:
- a CDS encoding glycosyltransferase family 2 protein codes for MKELSVVIVAYNEEDRIKRCLESIKWANEIIVVDGFSNDSTVDICKQYTEKIYQRKWDGFISQKNYALSLATKEWVLSLDADEELSELLMDEIKGVLGNNDVDCDAYSMPRKTYYLGRWILHSGWYPDRKVRLIKKGAGIWGAVEPHDALIVKGRVCSLKHDILHWSFRNIAHHIQKLNYFTDSAALEVIKTNKRVNITDIIFHPIGMFIKMFLLKKGFLDGIQGFIAAAVSSFHVMMKYAKVWERTGGKK; via the coding sequence ATGAAAGAATTATCCGTTGTTATTGTAGCTTATAATGAGGAAGATAGAATAAAAAGATGCCTTGAAAGCATAAAATGGGCAAACGAGATCATCGTTGTTGATGGTTTTAGTAATGACAGCACGGTAGATATTTGCAAGCAATACACAGAGAAAATATACCAGAGAAAATGGGATGGATTTATTTCTCAGAAAAACTACGCATTATCACTTGCAACAAAGGAATGGGTGCTTTCTCTTGATGCGGATGAAGAACTGTCGGAGTTGCTTATGGATGAAATAAAAGGGGTACTGGGAAACAATGATGTGGATTGTGATGCTTATTCAATGCCGAGGAAAACATACTATCTCGGCAGATGGATACTGCACTCGGGCTGGTATCCCGATAGGAAAGTCAGGCTAATAAAGAAGGGCGCCGGTATCTGGGGAGCCGTAGAGCCGCACGATGCTTTGATTGTAAAAGGCCGTGTTTGCAGTCTTAAACATGACATACTGCATTGGTCGTTCAGAAATATTGCCCATCATATACAAAAGCTTAATTATTTTACAGATTCTGCAGCTCTGGAGGTCATAAAAACAAATAAACGGGTAAACATAACTGATATAATATTCCATCCTATCGGCATGTTCATAAAAATGTTTTTGTTGAAAAAGGGTTTTCTTGACGGTATTCAAGGATTTATAGCTGCTGCTGTTTCATCTTTCCATGTGATGATGAAGTATGCAAAGGTATGGGAGAGGACCGGAGGCAAAAAATGA
- a CDS encoding SPASM domain-containing protein has translation MKFSRIVSMFGPLKGPIRRYVIKRKLRFPKLISLELTNACNARCIMCPREQLTRKIGNMNTEIVEKVCRDSYKKPLKKMNLFGFGESLLYPRLVEVAKYIKQTLPYVELNLSTNAQLLNNGIADGLLRSGIDRINIDIDGAAKSTYEAVRKQLDYDVVVNNVKEFIKKRNQDNSKIKLSITMIDMDITHNEIKSFKKMWTGLADEIFLNNYNTWAGIFTDRNINNKQLVRPSFPCKNLWREMTINYNGKVSFCCMDFNSTIIIGDVTKQSIEEIWHGEIIGKLRKLHLEGKANEIPLCRNCNEYVFQSDSFWANLFIEQ, from the coding sequence TTGAAATTCAGTAGAATTGTAAGCATGTTTGGCCCATTAAAAGGTCCGATTAGAAGATACGTTATTAAAAGAAAATTGAGATTTCCAAAACTTATCTCTTTGGAATTAACTAATGCGTGTAATGCAAGATGTATTATGTGCCCGAGGGAACAACTTACAAGAAAAATAGGCAATATGAATACAGAAATAGTAGAAAAGGTATGCAGAGATTCATATAAAAAACCACTAAAAAAGATGAACCTTTTTGGCTTTGGTGAATCACTGCTTTATCCGAGACTTGTCGAGGTGGCAAAGTATATAAAACAAACACTGCCTTATGTTGAACTAAACCTTAGTACAAATGCACAGCTGCTTAATAATGGAATCGCTGATGGACTTTTGAGATCCGGTATAGACAGAATAAACATAGATATTGATGGTGCTGCAAAATCGACTTATGAAGCCGTTAGGAAACAGCTTGATTATGATGTGGTTGTTAACAATGTAAAGGAATTCATAAAAAAACGTAATCAAGATAACTCAAAGATAAAACTTTCTATTACCATGATTGATATGGATATTACACATAATGAAATCAAATCATTTAAAAAAATGTGGACTGGTTTGGCGGATGAAATCTTTTTAAACAATTACAACACATGGGCAGGGATATTTACGGATAGAAATATAAATAATAAACAACTTGTTCGTCCTTCATTCCCCTGCAAAAATTTATGGAGAGAGATGACGATAAACTATAATGGTAAGGTTTCTTTCTGTTGTATGGATTTTAATTCCACGATTATTATAGGTGATGTAACGAAACAGAGTATCGAAGAGATATGGCATGGGGAAATAATCGGGAAACTAAGAAAACTTCATCTTGAAGGTAAAGCTAACGAGATACCTTTGTGCAGGAATTGCAACGAGTATGTTTTTCAGAGTGATAGCTTCTGGGCGAACTTGTTTATTGAACAATAA
- a CDS encoding glycosyltransferase family 9 protein produces the protein MKILLIRFSSLGDVILTMPVAIALRHLYPSASVELATKAEYEGLFTPPDPFDRVIYLHKNENIGILRSLINDGKYDIIADLHKNLRTALLMPFIAAGKKKHYSKGSISRRLFVKTKIRISSFPPVVQKYLMTFGIEEIPQPPWITLKEYERDRGYQILRNTGVEKHKVIGIAPGAKWNTKKWSIKKYIKLSDWFERNGLDVVFVLGKGDEQEKDILMHSSSNAKILDTSSYLLKEIIYAISWMDAFVSGDTGLMHLAESTGIPVVTLFGPTTKEFGFFPTNHNSIVIEKDLSCRPCSLHGSDVCIKGDSVCMEGITVDEVEEAVLTVSTVREKVIR, from the coding sequence ATGAAGATCCTTCTCATTAGATTTAGTTCACTTGGTGATGTAATCCTTACGATGCCTGTTGCAATAGCGTTACGGCATTTGTATCCTTCTGCATCTGTGGAACTTGCCACAAAAGCCGAGTATGAAGGTCTTTTCACTCCTCCGGATCCTTTTGACAGAGTGATCTATCTTCATAAAAATGAAAACATAGGGATATTAAGATCTTTAATCAATGATGGTAAATACGATATAATTGCGGATCTTCATAAGAACTTGAGAACAGCATTGCTTATGCCTTTTATAGCAGCTGGTAAGAAGAAACATTACAGTAAAGGGTCAATCTCAAGAAGATTGTTTGTAAAAACAAAAATAAGGATATCTTCATTCCCGCCCGTTGTACAAAAATACCTTATGACTTTTGGAATCGAAGAGATACCCCAGCCTCCATGGATTACATTGAAAGAATACGAACGGGATAGAGGATACCAAATACTGAGGAATACGGGTGTAGAAAAACATAAAGTGATCGGGATAGCACCGGGTGCAAAATGGAATACAAAAAAATGGTCTATCAAAAAATATATTAAACTAAGTGACTGGTTTGAGCGAAACGGACTTGATGTTGTTTTTGTTCTTGGGAAAGGAGATGAGCAGGAAAAAGATATATTGATGCACTCGTCGTCAAATGCCAAAATCCTTGATACATCAAGTTATCTATTAAAAGAGATAATCTATGCCATCTCATGGATGGATGCATTTGTAAGCGGAGATACTGGACTTATGCATCTTGCCGAATCAACCGGTATACCGGTTGTTACATTGTTTGGTCCAACTACAAAGGAGTTCGGCTTTTTCCCGACAAATCATAACAGCATTGTTATAGAAAAAGATCTTTCCTGCAGGCCGTGTTCACTTCACGGATCGGATGTGTGTATCAAGGGCGATAGCGTATGCATGGAAGGCATTACCGTGGACGAAGTAGAAGAGGCTGTTTTAACCGTATCTACTGTCAGAGAAAAAGTTATACGTTAG